Proteins from one Plasmodium cynomolgi strain B DNA, chromosome 10, whole genome shotgun sequence genomic window:
- a CDS encoding hypothetical protein (putative), which produces MGRYNTKRTEMKKVVSFFFPLCVITLLAYLNDVKLAGCKDTTEQEEQNKKGLYSFVSLKFIPFIVHSLIHTGVNQIPREVEEKHIYNFEKSPAVRYMLIAQERRDNFMYICFLVVSFVVVILIAIFIFKFFFNL; this is translated from the exons aTGGGAAGATACAACACGAAGAGAACAGAGATGAAAAAAGTggtctcgttttttttccccctttgtgttATCACCCTCCTCGCCTACTTGAACGATGTGAAATTGGCAGGATGT AAGGACACGACTGAACAAgaggaacaaaacaaaaaagggctcTACTCCTTCGTGTCACTGAAGTTCATACCCTTCATCGTGCACTCACTAATCCACACGGGGGTTAATCAAATCCCCAGGGAAGTGGAAGAGAAgcatatttacaattttgaaaaaagtcCAGCAGTTAGATATATGCTCATAGCTCAGGAGCGCCGTGATAACTTCATGTACATTTGTTTTCTCGTCGTATCTTTTGTGGTGGTCATTTTAatcgcaatttttatttttaaattttttttcaacctttGA